The following coding sequences are from one Sciurus carolinensis chromosome 11, mSciCar1.2, whole genome shotgun sequence window:
- the Bscl2 gene encoding seipin isoform X3 translates to MVNDPPVPALLWAQEVGHVLAGRARRLLLQFGVLFCTILLLLWVSVFLYGSFYYSYMPTVSHLSPVHFYYRTDCDSSTTSLCSFPVANVSLAKSGRDRVLMYGQPYRVTLELELPESPVNQDLGMFLVTVSCYTRGGRIISTSSRSVMLHYRSDLLQMLDTLVFSSLLLFGFAEQKQLLEVELYADYRENSYVPTTGAIIEIHSKRIQMYGAYLRIHAHFTGLRYLLYNFPMTCAFIGVASNFTFLSVIVLFSYMQWVWGGIWPRHRFSLQVNIRKRESSRKEGQRRISTHQPGAGLEGQEESTQLSDVTEDGESPEDPSGTEGQLSEEEKPDQQPLNGEEELEREASDGSGSWEDAALLTEANLPASASAPAPAPAPVSAPAPETLGSSEPSVSTLRQRPTCSSS, encoded by the exons ATGGTCAATGATCCACCAGTACCTGCCTTACTGTGGGCCCAGGAAGTGGGCCACGTCTTGGCAGGCCGTGCCCGCAGGCTGCTGCTGCAGTTTGGGGTACTCTTCTGCACcatcctcctcctgctctgggtGTCTGTCTTTCTCTATGGCTCCTTCTACTATTCCTACATGCCCACAGTCAGCCACCTCAGCCCTGTGCATTTCTACTACAG GACCGACTGTGATTCCTCTACCACCTCACTCTGCTCCTTTCCCGTTGCCAATGTCTCGCTGGCTAAAAGTGGACGTGATCGG GTGCTCATGTATGGACAGCCATATCGCGTCACCTTAGAGCTTGAGTTGCCAGAGTCTCCTGTGAATCAAGATTTGGGCATGTTCTTGGTCACTGTTTCATGCTACACCAGAGGCGGCCGAATCATCTCTACTTCTTCCCGCTCC GTGATGCTGCATTACCGCTCAGACCTGCTCCAGATGCTTGACACCCTGGTCTTCTCTAGCCTCCTTCTGTTTGGCTTTGCTGAGCAGAAGCAGCTCCTGGAGGTGGAACTCTATGCAGACTATAGAGAGAACTCG TATGTGCCGACAACCGGAGCAATTATTGAGATCCACAGCAAGCGCATCCAGATGTATGGAGCCTACCTCCGCATCCATGCCCATTTCACTGGGCTCAG GTACCTGCTGTACAACTTCCCGATGACTTGCGCCTTCATAGGTGTTGCCAGCAACTTCACCTTCCTCAGCGTCATTGTGCTCTTCAGCTACATGCAGTGGGTGTGGGGGGGCATCTGGCCCCGGCATCGCTTCTCTTTGCAG GTTAATATCCGAAAGAGGGAGAGTTCCCGGAAGGAAGGCCAACGAAGGATCTCTACCCATCAGCCTG GAGCAGGGCTGGAAGGACAGGAGGAGTCAACTCAACTGTCAGATGTGACAGAGGACGGGGAGAGCCCTGAAGATCCCTCAGGGACAG AGGGTCAGCTGTCTGAGGAGGAGAAACCAGACCAGCAGCCGCTGAATGGAGAGGAGGAGCTGGAGCGGGAGGCCAGTGATG GTTCAGGCTCCTGGGAGGATGCAGCTCTGCTGACTGAGGCCAACCTGCCTGCTTCTGcatctgcccctgcccctgcccctgcccctgtgtCTGCCCCTGCCCCAGAGACTCTGGGCAGCTCTGAGCCCTCTGTGAGCACTCTGAGACAGCGCCCCACCTGCTCCAGCTCCTAA
- the Gng3 gene encoding guanine nucleotide-binding protein G(I)/G(S)/G(O) subunit gamma-3, translating to MKGETPVNSTMSIGQARKMVEQLKIEASLCRIKVSKAAADLMTYCDAHACEDPLITPVPTSENPFREKKFFCALL from the exons ATGAAAGGGGAGACTCCTGTGAACAGCACCATGAGTATTGGGCAAGCACGCAAGATGGTGGAACAGCTTAAGATTGAGGCCAGTCTGTGCCGGATAAAG GTGTCCAAGGCGGCAGCAGACCTGATGACTTACTGTGATGCCCACGCCTGTGAGGATCCCCTCATCACTCCCGTGCCCACTTCGGAGAACCCCTTCAGAGAGAAGAAGTTCTTCTGTGCCCTCCTCTGA
- the Lrrn4cl gene encoding LRRN4 C-terminal-like protein isoform X1 gives MTDSMLVSHCLLGLLALTFLVPRAQPLAPQDFEEEEEDETVGTSLLAVPCDYDRCRHLQVPCNELQKARPVACLCPGLSSPAQPPDPPRLGEVRIVAEEGRAVIHWCAPSSPVHYYWLLLWEGSGAPQKGPPLNTTVRRAELRGLKPGGAYVVCVVAGNEAGESRVSQAGGEDLEGVSFPAFGPCGRLTVPPRPVTLIHAAVGVGTALALLSCVALIWHFCLRDRWGCPRRPVAARAAGAL, from the exons ATGACAG ACTCCATGCTGGTCTCTCACTGCCTTCTGGGGCTCCTGGCCTTGACCTTCTTGGTTCCCAGAGCTCAGCCCTTGGCCCCTCAAGACtttgaggaagaagaggaagatgagaCAGTGGGCACATCTTTGCTGGCTGTCCCCTGCGACTACGACCGTTGCCGCCACCTGCAGGTGCCCTGCAACGAGCTGCAGAAGGCCAGGCCGGTGGCCTGCTTGTGCCCGGGGCtttccagcccagcccagcctccgGACCCGCCACGCCTAGGAGAAGTGCGCATTGTGGCCGAGGAGGGCCGCGCCGTGATCCACTGGTGTGCCCCCTCCTCCCCGGTCCACTACTACTGGCTGCTGCTTTGGGAAGGCAGCGGGGCTCCGCAGAAGGGCCCTCCACTCAACACTACGGTCCGCAGAGCAGAACTGAGGGGACTTAAGCCTGGGGGTGCTTATGTGGTTTGCGTGGTGGCTGGTAACGAGGCCGGGGAGAGCCGTGTGTCCCAGGCAGGTGGGGAGGACCTCGAGGGGGTATCCTTCCCGGCCTTCGGGCCCTGCGGCCGGCTCACGGTGCCACCCAGACCCGTCACCCTAATCCACGCGGCCGTGGGGGTGGGCACAGCCCTGGCCCTGCTAAGCTGCGTCGCCCTGATCTGGCACTTCTGCCTCCGCGACCGCTGGGGCTGTCCGCGCCGCCCAGTCGCCGCCCGAGCCGCAGGGGCGCTCTGA
- the Bscl2 gene encoding seipin isoform X2 produces MSKEMADQREGEAGGKEVCGDQIKGSDKEEEPPAASSHGQEWRPGGRAAKNTRPEPGARPPALPAMVNDPPVPALLWAQEVGHVLAGRARRLLLQFGVLFCTILLLLWVSVFLYGSFYYSYMPTVSHLSPVHFYYRTDCDSSTTSLCSFPVANVSLAKSGRDRVLMYGQPYRVTLELELPESPVNQDLGMFLVTVSCYTRGGRIISTSSRSVMLHYRSDLLQMLDTLVFSSLLLFGFAEQKQLLEVELYADYRENSYVPTTGAIIEIHSKRIQMYGAYLRIHAHFTGLRYLLYNFPMTCAFIGVASNFTFLSVIVLFSYMQWVWGGIWPRHRFSLQVNIRKRESSRKEGQRRISTHQPGLEGQEESTQLSDVTEDGESPEDPSGTEGQLSEEEKPDQQPLNGEEELEREASDGSGSWEDAALLTEANLPASASAPAPAPAPVSAPAPETLGSSEPSVSTLRQRPTCSSS; encoded by the exons ATGTCTAAAGAAATGGCAgaccaaagagaaggagaagctgGAGGCAAAGAGGTGTGCGGAGACCAGATCAAAGGATCGGACAAAGAGGAG gAACCGCCAGCTGCTTCATCCCATGGCCAGGAGTGGCGTCCAGGTGGCAGAGCAGCTAAGAACACAAGACCTGAACCTGGGGCTAGACCCCCTGCTCTCCCTGCCATGGTCAATGATCCACCAGTACCTGCCTTACTGTGGGCCCAGGAAGTGGGCCACGTCTTGGCAGGCCGTGCCCGCAGGCTGCTGCTGCAGTTTGGGGTACTCTTCTGCACcatcctcctcctgctctgggtGTCTGTCTTTCTCTATGGCTCCTTCTACTATTCCTACATGCCCACAGTCAGCCACCTCAGCCCTGTGCATTTCTACTACAG GACCGACTGTGATTCCTCTACCACCTCACTCTGCTCCTTTCCCGTTGCCAATGTCTCGCTGGCTAAAAGTGGACGTGATCGG GTGCTCATGTATGGACAGCCATATCGCGTCACCTTAGAGCTTGAGTTGCCAGAGTCTCCTGTGAATCAAGATTTGGGCATGTTCTTGGTCACTGTTTCATGCTACACCAGAGGCGGCCGAATCATCTCTACTTCTTCCCGCTCC GTGATGCTGCATTACCGCTCAGACCTGCTCCAGATGCTTGACACCCTGGTCTTCTCTAGCCTCCTTCTGTTTGGCTTTGCTGAGCAGAAGCAGCTCCTGGAGGTGGAACTCTATGCAGACTATAGAGAGAACTCG TATGTGCCGACAACCGGAGCAATTATTGAGATCCACAGCAAGCGCATCCAGATGTATGGAGCCTACCTCCGCATCCATGCCCATTTCACTGGGCTCAG GTACCTGCTGTACAACTTCCCGATGACTTGCGCCTTCATAGGTGTTGCCAGCAACTTCACCTTCCTCAGCGTCATTGTGCTCTTCAGCTACATGCAGTGGGTGTGGGGGGGCATCTGGCCCCGGCATCGCTTCTCTTTGCAG GTTAATATCCGAAAGAGGGAGAGTTCCCGGAAGGAAGGCCAACGAAGGATCTCTACCCATCAGCCTG GGCTGGAAGGACAGGAGGAGTCAACTCAACTGTCAGATGTGACAGAGGACGGGGAGAGCCCTGAAGATCCCTCAGGGACAG AGGGTCAGCTGTCTGAGGAGGAGAAACCAGACCAGCAGCCGCTGAATGGAGAGGAGGAGCTGGAGCGGGAGGCCAGTGATG GTTCAGGCTCCTGGGAGGATGCAGCTCTGCTGACTGAGGCCAACCTGCCTGCTTCTGcatctgcccctgcccctgcccctgcccctgtgtCTGCCCCTGCCCCAGAGACTCTGGGCAGCTCTGAGCCCTCTGTGAGCACTCTGAGACAGCGCCCCACCTGCTCCAGCTCCTAA
- the Bscl2 gene encoding seipin isoform X1: MSKEMADQREGEAGGKEVCGDQIKGSDKEEEPPAASSHGQEWRPGGRAAKNTRPEPGARPPALPAMVNDPPVPALLWAQEVGHVLAGRARRLLLQFGVLFCTILLLLWVSVFLYGSFYYSYMPTVSHLSPVHFYYRTDCDSSTTSLCSFPVANVSLAKSGRDRVLMYGQPYRVTLELELPESPVNQDLGMFLVTVSCYTRGGRIISTSSRSVMLHYRSDLLQMLDTLVFSSLLLFGFAEQKQLLEVELYADYRENSYVPTTGAIIEIHSKRIQMYGAYLRIHAHFTGLRYLLYNFPMTCAFIGVASNFTFLSVIVLFSYMQWVWGGIWPRHRFSLQVNIRKRESSRKEGQRRISTHQPGAGLEGQEESTQLSDVTEDGESPEDPSGTEGQLSEEEKPDQQPLNGEEELEREASDGSGSWEDAALLTEANLPASASAPAPAPAPVSAPAPETLGSSEPSVSTLRQRPTCSSS, encoded by the exons ATGTCTAAAGAAATGGCAgaccaaagagaaggagaagctgGAGGCAAAGAGGTGTGCGGAGACCAGATCAAAGGATCGGACAAAGAGGAG gAACCGCCAGCTGCTTCATCCCATGGCCAGGAGTGGCGTCCAGGTGGCAGAGCAGCTAAGAACACAAGACCTGAACCTGGGGCTAGACCCCCTGCTCTCCCTGCCATGGTCAATGATCCACCAGTACCTGCCTTACTGTGGGCCCAGGAAGTGGGCCACGTCTTGGCAGGCCGTGCCCGCAGGCTGCTGCTGCAGTTTGGGGTACTCTTCTGCACcatcctcctcctgctctgggtGTCTGTCTTTCTCTATGGCTCCTTCTACTATTCCTACATGCCCACAGTCAGCCACCTCAGCCCTGTGCATTTCTACTACAG GACCGACTGTGATTCCTCTACCACCTCACTCTGCTCCTTTCCCGTTGCCAATGTCTCGCTGGCTAAAAGTGGACGTGATCGG GTGCTCATGTATGGACAGCCATATCGCGTCACCTTAGAGCTTGAGTTGCCAGAGTCTCCTGTGAATCAAGATTTGGGCATGTTCTTGGTCACTGTTTCATGCTACACCAGAGGCGGCCGAATCATCTCTACTTCTTCCCGCTCC GTGATGCTGCATTACCGCTCAGACCTGCTCCAGATGCTTGACACCCTGGTCTTCTCTAGCCTCCTTCTGTTTGGCTTTGCTGAGCAGAAGCAGCTCCTGGAGGTGGAACTCTATGCAGACTATAGAGAGAACTCG TATGTGCCGACAACCGGAGCAATTATTGAGATCCACAGCAAGCGCATCCAGATGTATGGAGCCTACCTCCGCATCCATGCCCATTTCACTGGGCTCAG GTACCTGCTGTACAACTTCCCGATGACTTGCGCCTTCATAGGTGTTGCCAGCAACTTCACCTTCCTCAGCGTCATTGTGCTCTTCAGCTACATGCAGTGGGTGTGGGGGGGCATCTGGCCCCGGCATCGCTTCTCTTTGCAG GTTAATATCCGAAAGAGGGAGAGTTCCCGGAAGGAAGGCCAACGAAGGATCTCTACCCATCAGCCTG GAGCAGGGCTGGAAGGACAGGAGGAGTCAACTCAACTGTCAGATGTGACAGAGGACGGGGAGAGCCCTGAAGATCCCTCAGGGACAG AGGGTCAGCTGTCTGAGGAGGAGAAACCAGACCAGCAGCCGCTGAATGGAGAGGAGGAGCTGGAGCGGGAGGCCAGTGATG GTTCAGGCTCCTGGGAGGATGCAGCTCTGCTGACTGAGGCCAACCTGCCTGCTTCTGcatctgcccctgcccctgcccctgcccctgtgtCTGCCCCTGCCCCAGAGACTCTGGGCAGCTCTGAGCCCTCTGTGAGCACTCTGAGACAGCGCCCCACCTGCTCCAGCTCCTAA
- the Ubxn1 gene encoding UBX domain-containing protein 1, translating to MAELTALESLIEMGFPRGRAEKALALTGNQGIEAAMDWLMEHEDDPDVDEPLETPLGHVLGREPTPSEQVGPEGSGTAAGESKPVLTEEERQEQTKRMLELVAQKQREREEREEREALEREKQRRRQGQELSAARQRLQEDEMRRAAEERRREKAEELAARQRVREKIERDKAERAKKYGGSVGSRPSPPVTEPGPVPSSPSQEPPTKREYDQCRIQVRLPDGTSLTQTFRAREQLAAVRLYVELHRGEEPGGGQDPVQLLSGFPRRAFSEADMERPLQELGLVPSAVLIVAKKCPS from the exons atGGCGGAGCTGACGGCTTTGGAAAGCCTCATCGAGATGGGCTTCCCCAGGGGACGCGC GGAGAAGGCTCTGGCCCTCACAGGGAACCAGGGCATCGAGGCTGCGATGGACTG GCTGATGGAGCACGAAGACGACCCCGATGTGGACGAGCCTCTAGAGACTCCCCTTGGACATGTCCTGGGACGGGAACCCACCCCCTCAGAACAAGTTGGCCCTGAAG GCTCTGGAACGGCTGCTGGAGAAAGCAAACCCGTTTTGACTGAAGAGGAAAGGCAAGAACAGACTAAGAG GATGTTGGAGCTGGTGGCCCAGAAGCAGCGGGAACGTGAAGAAAGAGAGGAGCGGGAAGCATTGGAGCGAGAAAAACAGCGCAGGAGACAAGGTCAGGAGCTGTCAGCTGCACGTCAGAGACTACAGGAAGATGAGATGCGCAGAGCTGCTGAGGAGCGGAGGAGGGAAAAGGCTGAAGAGTTAGCTGCCAG ACAAAGGGTTCGAGAAAAGATCGAGAGGGACAAAGCAGAGAGAGCCAAGAAG TATGGTGGTAGCGTGGGTTCTCGGCCATCCCCACCAGTGACGGAGCCAGGTCCTGTTCCCTCCTCTCCCAGCCAGGAACCTCCTACCAAGAGGGAATATGACCAGTGTCGCATACAG GTCAGATTGCCAGATGGGACTTCACTGACCCAGACATTTCGGGCTCGGGAACAGCTGGCAGCAGTGAGGCTCTATGTGGAGCTCCACCGTGGGGAGGAACCTGGAGGCGGCCAGGACCCAGTGCAGTTGCTCAGTGGCTTTCCCAGACGGGCCTTCTCAGAAGCTGACATGGAGCGGCCTCTGCAGGAGCTGG GACTTGTGCCTTCTGCTGTCCTCATTGTGGCCAAGAAATGCCCCAGCTGA
- the LOC124958079 gene encoding 60S ribosomal protein L30-like: MVTAKKMKKYLELINFRLQLVMKSGKYVLGYKQTLKIIRHGKAKLVILTNNCSALRKSETEYHAVLAKTGVHHYKGNNIELSTACRKHYRVCTLSITDPGDTDIIRSIPEQTGEK; the protein is encoded by the coding sequence atggtgactgcaaagaagatgaaaaaatatctGGAGTTAATCAACTTTAGGCTCCAGCTTGTTATGAAAAGTGGAAAGTATGTGCTGGGGTACAAACAGACTCTGAAGATAATCAGACATGGCAAAGCGAAATTGgtcatcctcaccaacaactgtTCAGCTTTGAGGAAATCTGAAACAGAGTACCATGCCGTGTTGGCCAAAACTGGTGTCCATCACTACAAGGGCAATAATATCGAATTGAGCACAGCATGCAGAAAACACTACAGAGTGTGCACACTGTCTATCACTGATCCGGGTGATACTGATATCATTAGAAGCATACCAGAACAGActggtgaaaaataa
- the C11H11orf98 gene encoding uncharacterized protein C11orf98 homolog encodes MGGPGGKINRPRTELKKKLFKRRRVLNRGKRLKHQVVGAVIDEGLITRHHLKKRASSARANITLSGKKRRKLLQQIRLAQKEKAAMEVEVPSKTARTSQPQPKRQKKINPPQDVDMENLEDAS; translated from the exons ATGGGGGGTCCAGGGGGGAAGATCAACCGGCCCCGAACG GAGCTGAAGAAGAAGCTGTTCAAGCGCCGGCGGGTGTTGAACCGGGGGAAGCGACTGAAGCATCAGGTGGTCGGGGCTGTGATAGACGAAGGGCTGATCACGCGGCATCACCTCAAGAAGCGCGC ATCCAGTGCACGTGCCAATATTACTCTGTCAGGGAAGAAACGCAGAAAACTCCTGCAGCAGATCCGGCTTGCTCAGAAAGAGAAGGCAGCAATGGAAG TGGAAGTCCCTTCAAAAACAGCCAGGACTAGTCAACCACAGCCCAAACGACAAAAGAAGATAAACCCCCCCCAGGATGTAGACATGGAGAATCTTGAGGATGCAAGCTAA
- the Cskmt gene encoding citrate synthase-lysine N-methyltransferase CSKMT, mitochondrial — protein MAALRGTLLLTRPKSALAGSLASSCLADRCLWDRLHAQPRVGNGLTFDWFFGYEEVQELLLPLLQEAPAASPPRVLDVGCGTSNLCTGLYTQSPYPVDVLGVDFSPVAVAHMNSLLQGGQGQTPLYPRHPDSHLRFMQADAQNLRPVAASGSFQLLLDKGTWDAVARGGLPGAYQLLSECLRVLSPNGTLIQFSDEDPDVRLPCLEQRSGRTVAVQELGPFRGITYFAYLVKGYY, from the exons ATGGCTGCGCTGCGCGGAACACTCCTACTAACCCGGCCCAAAAGCGCCTTGGCGG GTTCCCTGGCCAGTAGTTGCCTGGCAGACCGCTGCCTCTGGGATCGGCTCCACGCTCAGCCTCGTGTGGGCAACGGCCTCACCTTTGACTGGTTCTTTGGATACGAGGAAGTTCAGGAACTCCTACTTCCACTACTGCAAGAGGCACCAGCTGCCTCTCCACCTCGGGTGTTGGATGTGGGCTGTGGAACCTCAAACCTGTGCACAGGCCTCTACACCCAGTCCCCATACCCCGTTGATGTTCTAGGAGTGGACTTCTCCCCTGTGGCTGTGGCCCACATGAACAGCCTTCTGCAGGGTGGCCAAGGTCAAACACCACTATACCCTCGCCACCCTGATTCCCACCTCCGCTTCATGCAGGCTGATGCCCAGAATCTGCGTCCTGTGGCTGCCTCGGGCTCCTTCCAGCTACTGCTGGACAAGGGCACCTGGGATGCTGTTGCACGTGGTGGTTTGCCTGGGGCTTACCAGCTGCTATCAGAGTGCTTGAGGGTCCTCAGCCCCAATGGCACCCTGATTCAGTTTTCAGATGAGGACCCTGATGTGCGACTGCCCTGCCTGGAGCAAAGATCTGGTAGGACTGTGGCTGTGCAGGAGTTAGGCCCTTTTAGGGGCATCACCTACTTTGCTTACTTGGTTAAAGGttattattaa
- the Lrrn4cl gene encoding LRRN4 C-terminal-like protein isoform X2, giving the protein MLVSHCLLGLLALTFLVPRAQPLAPQDFEEEEEDETVGTSLLAVPCDYDRCRHLQVPCNELQKARPVACLCPGLSSPAQPPDPPRLGEVRIVAEEGRAVIHWCAPSSPVHYYWLLLWEGSGAPQKGPPLNTTVRRAELRGLKPGGAYVVCVVAGNEAGESRVSQAGGEDLEGVSFPAFGPCGRLTVPPRPVTLIHAAVGVGTALALLSCVALIWHFCLRDRWGCPRRPVAARAAGAL; this is encoded by the coding sequence ATGCTGGTCTCTCACTGCCTTCTGGGGCTCCTGGCCTTGACCTTCTTGGTTCCCAGAGCTCAGCCCTTGGCCCCTCAAGACtttgaggaagaagaggaagatgagaCAGTGGGCACATCTTTGCTGGCTGTCCCCTGCGACTACGACCGTTGCCGCCACCTGCAGGTGCCCTGCAACGAGCTGCAGAAGGCCAGGCCGGTGGCCTGCTTGTGCCCGGGGCtttccagcccagcccagcctccgGACCCGCCACGCCTAGGAGAAGTGCGCATTGTGGCCGAGGAGGGCCGCGCCGTGATCCACTGGTGTGCCCCCTCCTCCCCGGTCCACTACTACTGGCTGCTGCTTTGGGAAGGCAGCGGGGCTCCGCAGAAGGGCCCTCCACTCAACACTACGGTCCGCAGAGCAGAACTGAGGGGACTTAAGCCTGGGGGTGCTTATGTGGTTTGCGTGGTGGCTGGTAACGAGGCCGGGGAGAGCCGTGTGTCCCAGGCAGGTGGGGAGGACCTCGAGGGGGTATCCTTCCCGGCCTTCGGGCCCTGCGGCCGGCTCACGGTGCCACCCAGACCCGTCACCCTAATCCACGCGGCCGTGGGGGTGGGCACAGCCCTGGCCCTGCTAAGCTGCGTCGCCCTGATCTGGCACTTCTGCCTCCGCGACCGCTGGGGCTGTCCGCGCCGCCCAGTCGCCGCCCGAGCCGCAGGGGCGCTCTGA
- the LOC124960635 gene encoding ubiquinol-cytochrome-c reductase complex assembly factor 3: MQRARKVLMAVAVLGAGAGVGSALFALVTPGELQKQEMLKEMPEQDPRRRDEAMRNQQLVMATLQEAATTQENVAWRKNWLVGGGRSA; the protein is encoded by the exons ATGCAGAGAGCGCGGAAAGTGCTGATGGCAGTAGCGGTGCTGGGCGCTGGGGCTGGTGTGGGGTCCGCGCTCTTTGCTCTGGTAACCCCTGGGGAGCTGCAGAAGCAGGAGATGCTGAAG GAGATGCCCGAGCAGGACCCGCGGCGCAGGGATGAAGCGATGAGGAACCAGCAGCTAGTGATGGCCACGCTGCAGGAGGCCGCGACCACGCAGGAGAACGTAGCGTGGAGGAAGAACTGGCTAGTTGGCGGCGGCAGATCAGCGTGA